From Candidatus Hydrogenedens sp.:
GTTGATTTTTTAGAGAAGGTGACGCTATCCGATGGGGATACCCCACTTTTTGGTGATACTGTTCATGGTCATTTACCCTCTTCCGAAAAAGTTCTCCGTGTAGCCGAAAAATATATCCCTACAAAAAAACAGAAAACGCTACATAGCGGAGCTTTGTCGTTTCCTTCGTCCGGGTACTATATCTATAAAAATAATTCTAATCCACGATTTGAAATAGTGATAAGGGCAGGAGCAGCCGGTCCTTCTTTTCAATTAGCCCATGCTCATTGTGACCAACTCAGTTATGAATTTCTTATGAATAACCAGCGGGTCATTGTAGATTCGGGAATGCATGGCTATGGAGGTAGTCCTTTCCGTTCCTTTCAACGCAGCACACGGGCACATAATACTGTATATATAGAAGGAGAAGAGCAGTTAGAATATTGGAGCACCTTTCGTGTGGCACGGAGGGGAAAACTACTATGGGCATTATGGAAACCGTATAACAGAGGACAATTGTTTGGGGGAAAATACCAGTATTTCAATGGGACGATACACTATCGTGCTTTATTTATACTTCCTCAGGAAGGGTTCTTATGCTGGGATTGGGTAAAGACACATCAACAAAAAACACTTCATAATTTGTTACATCTTTATCCTTCTGCAGAAGTAAAAATTAATAATTCCTTTGTTTTCTTGCAGTGTGATAAAATAAAAGTTCTGCTTTATCCTATTCAAAATGAAATGATAGAAATTATTGCAGGAAGTCAGTCTCCTCAACAAGGATGGTATTCGGAATTTTTTGGGACTGCAGACCCAAATCCTGTGATTGTTCTTAAAAAGACTTCTTCAGCAAATGCTTTAACGCAAAGTGGTTATTGGATTTCTTTTTATGATAATGAAACTAAATATCCGAAAGGAACAATTGAACAATGGGTAGAAGAAATCGGGAAAGAAATACTCACCAGACCATAGTAAACGATACAGTTTCTTCTTTTTTGCGTAAAACGGCTGTGTATGTCATTATCCCATTCTGGTTATTAGCCGTAGTCTTGACATTAAGTCCTTTTACGGGAGACCCGGCCGCACCTATAAAATATCTAATCATCAGTGTCTTTGTCATGCTTCTTTCCGCTATTACACTGGGAATGGTATGGTTCGGAAATTTTCAGCCGCAATTGAAAAAATCCCTTGTTTTTATGCTTAGTGGTTTTCTATTGTTTATGTTACTCGCCACATTATTTGCGAGGAATAAAGGTTTTGCTATTAGTGAACTTGCTATATGGCTAATGCTCTGCGGAATAGCTTTTTTTGTCCATATCCTTGTTACCGATGAGAAAGAAATGCGTTGGGTATTGAGTTGGGTTATGATAGCCACGGCTCTTTCCAGTGTCTATGGCTTTTTCCAACTTTGGGGTATTGACCCGTTTCCATGGTCAACAAGAAATGTAGAAGAATATCGGGGACTTCCCTCTTCGTATGCTAATCCTAATTTTGCGGGGCATGCTTTACTTTTTGCTGTGATTACAGGAGTAGGGTTTCTTCTTATTCTGTGGGACGAAATAAAAAAATATCGTGAAGAAGGAACTCAAAAAACTTTTATCTTAATTCTTCTCAAAGTATCTCTGTTTGTTATATGCTTCCTTCTTACCTTTACACATCTTTATCTGACAAGAATGCGAAGTGTCCGTATTGCTCTCATTGTTGCAATTCCATTTTTTATCTTTTATTTATGGATAGGCAAAAAATGGGGTGTAAAATCTATTGTCGTATTAGGAGGTGTTTTTATTACTCTTGCGGTTATAGGCATTATTGTGATATTTGCCTTATTAGCAAAGGGCTACCCTGAAGGTTCTTTACCTCTGGATAATTCCTTAAACCTGCGGGTTAATAGTTATTTTGGTGCCTCGCAAATGATACGAAACAGACCTATTTTAGGGTATGGTCCCGGGAATTATCGATTTGAAAATATTCCTTATTGGACGAGATATGAAAAATTATGGTTTAACATAGCAAAAAAGAGAAACTTTCATGTACATTGCGACCCTCTGGAGGCGATGACGGATTCCGGGATACCTGGCGGGCTTTTCTATTTCGGACTTATTTTTTTAGGTTTTATTGGCGGTTTAACTCTTGTGAAAAGGGACAAGCCTTTCCAGGAACAGGTTTTAAGAATTAGTATTGCTTCTGTTTTTCTTGCATTTGCGATAGATGCCTGTTTTGGTTTTAATATGCATGTGCCTGTTTCCAGTGCCTTTTTCTTTTTATATTTAGGTCTATCTCAGGTAAATATTAGCGATGTAACGCTGAAAGTTAAAAAGATAAAGTGGTTGTATGTCGTTGCTTTTTGTATTTCTATTTTGCTTGTCATATTACAGGCTCGCTATTACTATGCGGATGTTCAGTTACAAAGAGCCCGTGGCGGGATGTATTGGGCTCAGATATTTGCAAATCAACAGAAATTGAACTCTCGTGAGATGACACTTGAAAGAGCCTTAGAAAGCGCAGAGATGGGAACCCGTATTAAATATTTTGATCCCCGTTTCTCGGAAATTACCGCTCGAATTTATATGACGCAGAATAATTTTGAGAAGGCACTCGAATATTTTGATAAAGCGATTTACTACGACTCGTATAATCCCGAATTATGGACCAGCCGTGCCCAGTGCTGTTTGAATTGGGTATATCGCTCACAAATAGAAAGAAAACCCTTGACACAACCCCTTGAAACGATATTAGACGAGGCAGAAAAATCATTGAACAATGCTATCAAATACTGTGATTTATACCCGGATGCTTATGAGGGTATGTCCCGCACTTTGTTTTTCAAAACGGCTTACTTAAAATTACCAGAAGATAAGAAACAGGAACTTATGAAAGAAATTATCCAGTATGGCGAAAAAGCCCTCGAAACAGGTTTGCAAAATAGTCAGTCCTTGCTACAAATTCTTATACAGGCGCATTTGGCAATTAAAGATTATGACGGTTGTGCAAAGGTTGTTCAACGCGCCCTTTCTATTGAGCCGGGAAATATCGAACTCTGGTCAAGATATGCTCAAGTTATGAAACAAAAGGGCTATCCGGATGAGTATTTGTCCTTCCTTGAAAAAAATTATGCAAAGTTCAAAAAAGATGCCAAAACAATGGCTCCGACATTGTCTCAGTTAGCATTGATGATACATCAGGAAATATTAAGAAAAACAAATGACCCCCGTAAGGCGTCCGAAATTATTCTGGAAACCTTAAAACTAAATCCGGAGGATTTAACCACATGGGGAACCGTTGTTCAAACCGTTCCCAAGGAACAACGGTTGGAAAATGTCCGTAATAAGTTAATGTCTTATTTCAAGAATACGCCTAATATTCCTGATTTCATACAAAAAATAAATCAGCCCAAAGAGCAAATTGATTGGTTGGGGATAACGCGTGAGGTCATTGCAAGTATCGAACAGGATGAAAAAAATAAAGTTCCATACAAAACTATTGTTTTGAGATATGTATGGATAGCAGAGGTTGTATTTGATGAAAATGTAGCATTGGAGGGTGAAAACAAGGGTGAGATTTTTGCGAACCTTGCTACTATTTATCAAAAGCTTCGTTTTGAGGACCGTGCTTTATCCTGTTTCCCGTTTGCCAGTAAAGTTACAAGCAAAAGCACGCAATTAAAAGTAATGTATACATGGGCTGAAATTCTTTATAAGAAAAAGAAATATAAAGAGGCAGAAGAAAAGTTACAGCAAGCTTTACAGATTGACCCGAATAATACACAAACCCGAGCTTTGCTTGTGCAAACTCTGGTTCAGCTCAAAAAAATATCGGAAGCAAAATTTGAATATCAGTCTTTAAAGCAGTCGTTACCTGCCAATTCAAATGTGTTGAAAAATTTAGAACAAATCCTGGCTCCATATTTAAAAAACCAATAAGACAGGGATAAATTTATGGATATAAAATACGAAACCAATACAGCAAAACAAATAAATGATATTAATTCAAGTAATTCAAGCCAGCAATCTTCTTTATTTTTCTTACTCAAACCGACCCTGATTTTGTCGGCTATTGTACTGGTGGCAATTCTTATTGTAACTCTCGCTTATCAGATATTCGGGCCTCCTATCCTGCAACGGCTGGAAGATAATGTTGGTGAAAATCTCATGAAACTTGCTCAAGCATTGGAACAAAATAAAAACACAGAAGATGCAAAAAGGATATATGAGTTGGCCACACGCTCGCGGTTCACGGGCGAATTTAATCGAACCTATGTCTTTTATCGTTTAGGTTATCTTTGCTGGGCAGACCAGGAGTTTGAAAAGTCGGCTGAATACTTGAAGCAAGCCGTGCAATCACAGGAATATCCCCAAAAAAATGCATATGAATTATTAGTAGATTCTCTGTTGCGTATTGGAAAACACGAAGAAGCACTTCCGTATACAGAACAATGGCTTCAAAAAGTACAAAAACGAGAAGAACTGGAAAATGCCCATTATTATTTAGGACGAATTTATCAACTTTCAAATGATTTATCTAAAGCAGAGGAAACATGGATAAAAGGGCACAAAATTTTACCAGGTGGCAAATCGTCTTTTGAACTTGCTTTTCTATATAAGAAACAGGGGGATTGTAAAAAAGCAGT
This genomic window contains:
- a CDS encoding heparinase II/III family protein, whose protein sequence is MNISSLIKIIHTIRYLQAKQLYGFAFYRTRKILPVCLWFQKRHLPDLQIDKKQLTKYAKYAQNWASIEGNLTSKARGIVTGTWEYAGEKIPLDILSEEKSKNLSPLAMYGLHSFEFLWILSLAHIQYPDNRYSVFAKECVQQWIKKYPPGAAIAWDPYPISYRIRYWILALHLWQWNDKEILNSLAVQTKYLSKSLEYHLKANHLIQNLCGLIVSSATLYPSELPDLLRQLEIELQEQILDDGGHYERSPMYHIHVFLDLLMVLAILREPPEFLKEALSKMVDFLEKVTLSDGDTPLFGDTVHGHLPSSEKVLRVAEKYIPTKKQKTLHSGALSFPSSGYYIYKNNSNPRFEIVIRAGAAGPSFQLAHAHCDQLSYEFLMNNQRVIVDSGMHGYGGSPFRSFQRSTRAHNTVYIEGEEQLEYWSTFRVARRGKLLWALWKPYNRGQLFGGKYQYFNGTIHYRALFILPQEGFLCWDWVKTHQQKTLHNLLHLYPSAEVKINNSFVFLQCDKIKVLLYPIQNEMIEIIAGSQSPQQGWYSEFFGTADPNPVIVLKKTSSANALTQSGYWISFYDNETKYPKGTIEQWVEEIGKEILTRP
- a CDS encoding tetratricopeptide repeat protein; protein product: MGRRNRERNTHQTIVNDTVSSFLRKTAVYVIIPFWLLAVVLTLSPFTGDPAAPIKYLIISVFVMLLSAITLGMVWFGNFQPQLKKSLVFMLSGFLLFMLLATLFARNKGFAISELAIWLMLCGIAFFVHILVTDEKEMRWVLSWVMIATALSSVYGFFQLWGIDPFPWSTRNVEEYRGLPSSYANPNFAGHALLFAVITGVGFLLILWDEIKKYREEGTQKTFILILLKVSLFVICFLLTFTHLYLTRMRSVRIALIVAIPFFIFYLWIGKKWGVKSIVVLGGVFITLAVIGIIVIFALLAKGYPEGSLPLDNSLNLRVNSYFGASQMIRNRPILGYGPGNYRFENIPYWTRYEKLWFNIAKKRNFHVHCDPLEAMTDSGIPGGLFYFGLIFLGFIGGLTLVKRDKPFQEQVLRISIASVFLAFAIDACFGFNMHVPVSSAFFFLYLGLSQVNISDVTLKVKKIKWLYVVAFCISILLVILQARYYYADVQLQRARGGMYWAQIFANQQKLNSREMTLERALESAEMGTRIKYFDPRFSEITARIYMTQNNFEKALEYFDKAIYYDSYNPELWTSRAQCCLNWVYRSQIERKPLTQPLETILDEAEKSLNNAIKYCDLYPDAYEGMSRTLFFKTAYLKLPEDKKQELMKEIIQYGEKALETGLQNSQSLLQILIQAHLAIKDYDGCAKVVQRALSIEPGNIELWSRYAQVMKQKGYPDEYLSFLEKNYAKFKKDAKTMAPTLSQLALMIHQEILRKTNDPRKASEIILETLKLNPEDLTTWGTVVQTVPKEQRLENVRNKLMSYFKNTPNIPDFIQKINQPKEQIDWLGITREVIASIEQDEKNKVPYKTIVLRYVWIAEVVFDENVALEGENKGEIFANLATIYQKLRFEDRALSCFPFASKVTSKSTQLKVMYTWAEILYKKKKYKEAEEKLQQALQIDPNNTQTRALLVQTLVQLKKISEAKFEYQSLKQSLPANSNVLKNLEQILAPYLKNQ